TGataattttatttcaaaaaataatAAAGACACCAAATAATATGTTCACATGTGATTAGGGGTGAACAAAAAACTGATCAAACCGCAAAATCGACCCAACCCGTCCCACTATCCAAAACctgaattttaattgatttaattttttgTCAACCCGAATATAATAAATTGGGTCAATGTTCAAAAAATTTAAACTCTTACTGACTCAACTCAACCCGATTTTTTAATTATagtattattatttaaaatttaaatttatgtatttattgtaataaataatatattcaaaataaaataattattttatgggTAACACGCTTTAAATTATTGGCTTTAAACTAGAATGTAATTTTGACtcctaaaaatatttaaataattttattcgaGTTTTAACCCAAAACAATCCGACAACTCGACCCAATGTATAAAGGGTATGattggattaaaaataatttttttagttaACAAGTTCATTTTTTAAAACCGTATTAATTGGTATAATTCAATTTATTAACTCTTAACCATTTAACTTTTAACCTCCGCGATAACACGTACATGTGAATCATAGGCTGCCCAATCTACGCTAAAAGCACACTTGGATTCATCCTTCAACTGGCTAGACGCCCAAAACTTGCTCTCCTTTTTTCTCTAGGTTTAGCAGTTAATTGattcaaatttatatttttttcatgtcttttcttcacaaataacaatATATCAAACCAAATTTTCCGAGTTCGAATTTAAACATTCATGTCGAATCGAACTTATCTGGTTCAAATCGAACAAACTCTGTGTGTTATCATCAATATTGAACAATTAAAAAtgataataaaattttaatttagtAAACAAATATAATAGTAAAATTTGAACTTCAAATATATCAAATTATTTTTCAAGTAGTGTCGATTATCTCGAATTCATTTATGACAGTGATATTTGTATCTTTTTAATTTATGATATATATACATACCGAATCTCGTCTCATTGAACATTATTGATAAATTAACAAGTACTCACCTCACACATCGGGAACCGGGCTGGTAGACACTACTCCCTCCCTCTCTTAATACATTTCCTATTTTCCTTTTTGATCATTCAAAATACTTTTTCTATtttcattttaagtcataaaaTTATCTTCAAAATTGTGCCAAAATATCCATATCTCAAATTGCCAGCAAATTGTTAACAAATATTTTAAACCAAAATATAATCATATTATCGTAATATcaacaaaacaaaaataaaaagcAGCCCTCTTTTTACTCGTACCCGACTCCCTCTTCACCTATGAACCCTAATTTCCCAACCCCTCCCTATTCGCTCTTGGATTAAACACAACTTTCAATTTTCTCTTCACCCACAAACGCTAATTCCTCCGCTCTAATTCTTTCTTCGATTAAACACTTGATTAAACTGAGTAATATGAATACGCACTATGGATTTTCAGATTCCGACGATGAGGCTACAGGTTTGTATCGATGTTCTGATCCTGACCACTATGACAAAGGGATTCTTTGTGACGGCGAACATGACTACAACCTTTAGTACAATCGATTGACATTGTACTTAATGGCAACATCTTTAATTGCACTTTGATAAGGTTTTCCTGGATTTTTCTTTAACTGGTGGCTTAGCAAAAATATAAGAATTTCTGATATTGCATCTGTACTAAGCTTTAGTTTTATCTTGTTAACAAGTTGTTGATTTAAATGAAACTGATGTTGCATGTGTGAAGGCTCTGATGGTGGTGGTTCATTAATATCAAAAGTAAAGAATCCATCGTCATTCATGTTTAACCAATGAAGTAGATTTTATAAGTAGAGGAGTAAATTTAAAAAATCTGTTTTCTATCAACTGACTACTGTAATGACTATTGtgaatattaattttttatttgtaTGTGAGAAGTATAATGTTACTAACAATTCATGTGTGTGTAATGCTGTGTTTTGATTGGTTGTTGTCAACTTGTCATTTGAAAAAGCAAAATGGGGGAAGAGTTTAGCTAATCTCCCTCCCCCAACATTGTGCACCCAATCATAAATAAGCATAAATTATGTAATTTTCTTAAAACATGTACTTTTAATCAAAGAGGAAATGTTTTAAAGGACAGAATGAGTAGCAGTCACGGGTGTTCGTCAACACGATCAAACCGACCCAACTCTCTTTTAGGCCAATTAAAAAAAACCTGATCCATGGTTGagttaaaaaaaaattcaaaccgCATTAAATGGGTTGGGTATGGTTACAAGATTTATTCGGCCAACTCAACCCAACCCGATTTAACTAAAGGCTCGttcaataatataaatataatctatatattatatgtaattgtaattgtacattatacaatataaatattttcatttatagTTACATTTCGTGTATGTGTATATGATTACGACATGATATactttactaaaatttaaatttaatcaaattaaagaaTAGTACTATAATTGTAGGTTCTACTATTTAAAATTTACAATTATATAtaatattgaatttttttttataataatccAATTCGTTCTAACCAACCTAACCCGACCCAAATCGATGTACGATGGATGGGGTTGGGTTACAATTTTATATTTTACGAGTTGACTCGAAAATTTTTACACCAATTTAATTAAGTTGGATTATAAAAACGTTTAAAATCCGGCCAAATCGATCCACGAACACCCTAGTGCTACTAAGTAGTTAACATTCAACACCTCTTATTTTTATCCTCGCAAGATTAAAAGAGCATTTCTTCCGAACCGTCCATATGGCCCCCTTTATTCTTTCCTTTTCATTTCTTTATATAAATGTCACACACACCTTTGGTTTTATTTTATCTTTGAACGACTCTCCGCGAAAAAGACTATCCTTTTTCTCATATTCTCTCCATTCTCCGCACAAAAACACACACAAACTTTAATACACATTTACACTTTTACATACAAACACTtatttcaaaaggctcattctTGGATATTCAAGCTTCATCAACAATTGTGAGCTCAATTCTCAACTCAATCTGTGTTATCAAGGTACATCTATACACTTTCTTAAACATGGGTTTTTATAAATTTCTTGTTTCAAGTACACTCATACACTCATAATCACACATTACACttaaaaaatgaataataatcATTAAAGATTGAACTTTTTCATTTACATTACATGGTTTTTATTAGTTTTGATTAAAGGTTGCAACTTTATGATTATGTTAGTGTTTGTTGTTGTTGAAGAAGCTTAAGATTTTTGTGGGTTGGGTTTAAATTTGAGGTACAAGAAAGGCAAGATCAGATCTAAGAAAAAAGAGGGATGTCTTTTACTGGAACACAACAGAAATGTAAGGTGTGTGAGAAGACTGTTTATCCAATGGAGCTTTTGTCTGCTGATGGAGTTGATTTTCACAAATCTTGCTTTAGGTGCACTCACTGCAAAGGGACCTTGAAGGTGATTTTTTGGCTACTAGATTGCTCTTTTCTTGATTTGTTTTGTTTATCGATTTTAATGCTTTTTGTCATTGTTTTTTTGGTGTGATTTTGGTTTGTAATATATGTGAAGTATGTGCATTTCTGACTAGCATGTGGTATGTATTGTTAGAAAGAATTTTTAGCCGTCAAAGATCGGTGAAATTGTGTATATTGACATAGATTGACTAAAAGTGTAACTTGCGGATATGAAATGTTTTGGTACAGAGTAGAAGAGATGAATTAGCACTCTCTTGAGCggagtttattttataaatttatgtAATCCTAGATTTTGCTATTCTGCGAATATATTAAGTACTAATTAGCTAGATAGGTCAACTGTACATTTATTATACTGGTAGAAGTTCATGGCTTTCTATTAAAACAGATAGTAAGAGTTATTTTTGAAATGGTGTAGTACTGATTTTGTTGTAATTGTCTCGTCACATGGTTAAGCTGGCATATGTGATTGTTACGATATTTAATTGAAGGCTGCCAATAAGGTAGTGGTGATTTTGCAGATGTTCTAGATTAGTGACAGGAAGCAGTTATTGGCACCGTAGTACTGGCTAGCGTAGTACTAAGTTTTTTTATATTTCCTGCTTTCTTGCATTTGCGTTAGTTTAAGGATGCAAGACTTTCTATGTTTTCAGTAATATAGAAAGTAACCCCAGTTGATATATCATGAAGTAAATAACCTCCTTATTCTTTTTGTTTCATATCAACTTACTTGATGTGGAGTACTTAATCACTTAATAAAAAAATTACTGTAAATATGAACATATATCAATTGTTTTTTGTACCTGTACTGCAGCTAGGCAACTACTCGTCAATGGAAGGTGTTCTGTACTGTAAGCCTCACTTTGAACAACTATTTAAGGAGTCAGGGAACTACAACAAGAACTTTCAGTCATGTATGCCTATGCCACTTACATTCATTCAGTAAATACTATCTGTGCATATCTGAATTATAATTTCAATGTGTAATTCATTATCTTTTCTTTCAGCTGCAAAGTCAGTTGAAAAGTTAACCCCGGAGCTGGTAAAGTTTCCTCAAGCATTACTtgtatatgtaaaaaaatatacAGACTATAATGATTTTCTTGATTTACGCAAGCTCATGTCACCTGTGACTCTATGGATTTTCAGACGAGGTCACCTAGCAAAGCTGCTGGAATGTTTTCCGGGACACAAGAAAAATGTGCAACTTGTGGTAAAACGGCATATCCACTAGAGAAGGTATTCAGCTATACTTTATAAAATGAAACAGTTAATAATACAACGTTGATGATTTTAGTCTCGGGTTTCCTACAAGAATTATTTAATTGATTCATGCAGTGTACATAGTCTTTAGGCCATAGCTACTACTAAATAATATGTTCCTCAACCACCATGGATTCTTTGAGCTATAACCCTGCCTTCTTCACATCCATCACGAACACCCTCTTAACTTGATCAATAAGCAATTACAAGCAGCATGTGTCAAATTTTAAGCCAAGTAGGATTAATAGCTGATATGACTTCACAGATTGAAATTTGAACAGTGCTTTCAGGAAATACTTTTCAAACTACAGTAAAGAGCTTTTATAGGGTTCCATCTTCCACTGTCGAGTGTTCTTGATTATCGTGGTTGCATCCCTTCAGTAGTTAATAGAATGCATGTACAAACCGATTTTATTGTGCATGACCTTTCACATCGCCAACATGTATTTTTTGAATTACTGTCTAAAATTTGAAGCAACACTTGGACATAAACCAGTACGATTGTTATATCTTGAGGCATTTATTTATAAACATTAGTCATTAGGTATTTAAATTGTTGATAGTGTCTAAAGGTAGTTAAAGCTAAGAAATTTTATAAGCAACTAGGAAAAGGAAAGGGAAAAAGGGCATATCCTAAAAACAGAAACGACTGTCCAAATGCTGCCATAATTAGGTGAGTTTATCATAGATAATCACTGCAAGCTCGATATAGCTGTCTACTTGTCTGATAAACTACTGGTTGGATAATTACTCATGTGCATGTGGGCCAATAATATGTCTTATTTATTTGTTTCTGTTTGTGAATAATAATGTCAGGTAACAGTGGAGAGCCAATCTTATCATAAAACATGCTTCAAGTGCTCTCATGGTGGATGCTTCATAACTCCATCAACTTATGCAGCCCTTGAAggcattttgtattgtaaacaTCATTTTTCCCAGCTATTTAAAGAGAAAGGCAGCTACAACCATCTGCTTAAGTCTGCATCAATGAAGCGGCCTGTAGCCCCTGTTCCCGAAGCTTGAAATCAACCAAGTGCCCTGTAGGCTCTGTTCCTGAAGCTTGAAGCTTCCCACCCTGCTATCCTTTTTCCTCCTAAATGTgtgtacttgtaacttgtgttcTTTGAGTGTATTTTCCTCTCGAGACCTTTTTTTATTAAATTGGATATTTGTTCACTGAAGCAACTAGTTTGTCTTGTTTGATATGGCAGGATAACACAATACCAAAAGTGTGAAATGACTCCAGTTGGACTTGTGTGCTTGTTTTATTTGTGATAGTTTTTGCCTGTCATTCTTGTTCGATGTTTGGACGGCACATAACTGAAGAATTAGGTAATCACAACAAATAGACTATCATATACAACAAATGGACTATCATATAACAATTAACTAGGTCTAAACAAGAGATTTTGACTTCCAAGTTTATACAACCAATTCTGAAGTACAACAATCATATAACCTTCAACGAAGCTATCTATGAACTGGGAATATAGTTACAAAAGTTTGTAATAAGCCAACTAACAAAAACTAACAATTTTAGATTCAAGTTTTCAAACCCAAGATTTAGCTCTGTTTCACTTGTCATTTTCACCAAATTATTAAAGTTAGAGGATCTTTGTGTTTTGACATTAGTTGTTTGTTACACAGACTGTTCAAACACAGT
Above is a window of Apium graveolens cultivar Ventura unplaced genomic scaffold, ASM990537v1 ctg866, whole genome shotgun sequence DNA encoding:
- the LOC141705230 gene encoding LIM domain-containing protein WLIM2b-like, which codes for MSFTGTQQKCKVCEKTVYPMELLSADGVDFHKSCFRCTHCKGTLKLGNYSSMEGVLYCKPHFEQLFKESGNYNKNFQSSAKSVEKLTPELTRSPSKAAGMFSGTQEKCATCGKTAYPLEKVTVESQSYHKTCFKCSHGGCFITPSTYAALEGILYCKHHFSQLFKEKGSYNHLLKSASMKRPVAPVPEA